AGTGAATGGGCCCGCTACCCGGACCTTCTTCTTGTCTTCATAGGGCCTGTCGTAGAGGTATTCGAACTCCGCTCGCGTGGCGATGGAGGCGTCGATCTCCTTCTGTCTAGCAATCCGGGCCTGCCACCAGTCCGCGTGCAGGGTCTTCGCCGAATCCGACCAATTGGTGCCGGCCTCGCGAGGGATCTCCCACTCGGGCCAAGACTTCTTGAGCGCGACGTTCAACTTCTCGCGCAAGAGTTCCAGCTTCGCCTGCCACCGATCCCAGATGACGTCGATCTCAGCGTTGTTAGCAATCGACTTGAGCGTCACGTGCGGCACGCGCTCGTAGACGAAGCCGTGGCGGATGTCATTGCGGGTCGGCTGGGTGCTCGGGGCAGAGCGGCTAACTTCGGCTTCCTTCAACTGGCCATCGCGAGAGTCAGCCAGCAGGTAAAACAGATACCTCGCGCCCATGATGCGGCCGCGGGCCAGCGCTAGCGCGACCCGCGAAGTGTCAATCGTGATCCAACGACGGCCCCATTGCTCGGCAACGTAAGCAGAAGTACCGGAACCGCAGGTAGGATCGAGAACGAGGTCGCCAGGGTCGGTCGTCATGAGGATGCACCGCTGAACAACTCGTGGGACGGTCTCGACGACGTAGGATTTCGGAAACCGATCCTGAGTATCTGGCCACACGGTCGTCATGGACGCCACCGGAAAGTCAGACAGACGACGCTCGTAATACAATACTTTCGGAAGCGAAATAAGTCGATCCGCCATGCCAAGCCGAGCCATGCCGGCCAGATGGGTCTTCCAGTTTCGCTGTGGGCCTGTCTCGTACACTACATCCCGAAATGCGAATGGGACTGAAGTTGTCGAGCGAAAACCGGCCGAAAAGGCGGGAGTCTCGGTGAAGGGGTGCGAATCAGCAGGTAGCGATTCTGGGGAAGTGAATTCCGCATCAGTCATAGCGCGACGCAATCCGTTTGCTTCACGCAGCTTTCCATATCGCTCACCAAATCCGCTTCCCGCGATTTTGGCCCAGAACAGACGACGGTATTTCACCTGGTTTCTACTTCGCGCAAACCAAACGAGAGAATCGTTGGGAGATGCCAATAGATCGTCTGTCGCACCACTATTCTTGGCAAACGTTATAACTGCACAAAAATTGTCATCACCGAACACCTCATCCATGACAGCCCGAACGCGGTGGACATTCTCGTCTCCGATCTGCACGAAGATGGAACCGGAGTCAGCGAGCAGATCACGGGCGACGGTTAGGCGGTCGCGGAGGTAGGTCAGATAGCTGTGGATGCCGTCGCGCCAGGTGTCCCGGAAGGCTTTGACCTGCTCCGGCTCGCGAGTGATGTGACCGGCATTGCCGTCCTTGACGTCGCGGCTGGTGGTAGACCACTGGAAATTGCTGTTGAACTTGATGCCGTAGGGGGGGTCGAGGTAAATGCACTGCACCTTGCCACGCAGGCTCTCGCGCTCGGCGAGCGAGGCCATAACCTGAAGGGAGTCGCCGAGGATCATGCGGTTTGACCAGTTCTGATCGTGCTGGTAGAACTCTGTCTTGTCAGCTCCTTCTGGAATGCCGTTGAAATCGGCGAAGAGGTCGGGGAAAAGCGTGGCTTGAGGGTCGGACGCACGTTCGGCCTCCTCGGTCCGACGCACGAGGTCGTCGATCAAAACCTTGGGGTGCACCTTCTCCTGGATATAGAGAGGGGGGGCGGGAACGACGAGGTCGCTCCAGTCCTGCTCGTCCTTGCCGCGCCAGACGAGTTGCGGGTCGAGGTCGCGGTTCCGGCGTTCGTAGGCGACGCGGACGGGGTGCTGCTGCTCGTGCTCCACGACGGACTGGCATTCGGCTGTCGGGATGTTCTTCCGCCGGTCGGCCTCATGCACGAGGGTCTCGACGGACTTCGGGGCGATCTTCTTGGCCATTGCTTAGCTTCCTTGCTCCACCGGCCGAGCGGCCACGGAGGCGATCAGCCTGTCGAACTCGCCCTCGACCTTGGCCTTGAAGTCGGCCTCGATCTGATAGACCTCGGTGAACTCGGCGAATGCCCACCGCCCGTAGGCCTTGAGGTGGTTCACGCCCGGCATCCAGTAGATGTCCATGGTCGACTTCTTTTCCTTCGCATCCTCGCCCCGATAGCCCTTGATCTCGACGACCAGGTGCAGCAGATCATCCTCGCCGTGCCCGTCGTCCACGAGCACGATGAAGTCGGGCCGGTACTTGCGATTCTCCGAACCGTGGCGATAGGGGACTTCGAACCCCAGGTTGTGGTTCTTCACATAGGCCCGGACCCTCGGGTGAGACTCCGCCACGCGGCAGAACTCGGCCTCCCAGTCGCTGTCCGTGATCACCCAGTTGAGGTGGCAACGCGTCGGGCTGGTCTCCCAACGATCGGCCTTCGACGTGTTGAAGCGGACGTGGGCTGTGGACCCGGTGGGGTTGTACGAGTCGAGCAGCGCCTTGATGGGACGGTCGCCGAGGAATGCTCGCGTGATCCCGGCCGTGATACGGTTGCAGGCGATGTCCGCCAACTCCTGATACATCAGCAGGCCAGGATAGGTACTTCCCTTACAGACCAGGCAGGTGTCGAGCCATTGCTTGGTGATGCGTTTGAGCTGACCGAAAAGGTGGAGCCGAGGCTCCTCCCCGGGGTCGCGCCACTTGGTGTAGAGAAGGCGCTGTGTGACGTTGAACACGAGCGACGACGGGCGGAGGTCGCCCAGGTGCTCCAGGTTCATGTCGACCGCCTCGCCGATGATCCCCGAGTTCCGGGTGATGGACGGGCCGACGAGGTCGGGGGTGAGTACGAGGACCGAGTCCTCGTCGAACTCGGCCGTGAGCCGCTCTTCGGGCAGTTCGACGCGGTAGCCTTCGACGCGGGGGAAGCGGATTTCGAGGGCGTCGCGGGCCGGGCGGACGGCCTTGACCTGGATGGTCTCGCGCGGCGGCTGCGGAGGCGCAATCACTGGCTTCGCGGTGAAGTCGAAGGGGATGCCGAAGACGTCGGCATACTCGACGTTGAAAAGGCCTTCCTCGTTCAGCTCGTAAGACTGGCGGCGGAGGGCGCGGCCGATGACCTGCTCGCACAAGAGTTGGGTGCCGAAGGCGCGGATGCCGAGAACGTGAGTGACCGTGTTTGCGTCCCAGCCCTCGGTGAGCATGGAGACGGAGACGACGCATCGGATGGAGCCGCCGAGCTGGCCGGGCTTGCCGACGGTGTTCATGACCTCGCGCAGGAGTTCTTGATCGCTGATGTTCTCCCCGGCGCGAGGGTCGCCGCTACGCTCGACGATCTCGCGGCGGAAACGCTCGATCTCGTCGACGGCCATGCTGCGGAAGTTGTCGTCGAGAGCGTCTCCCGCTTCGAGTTGCTCACTGTCGATCAGCAGGGTGTTCGGCCTTGGGAGAGGGTTGCCGGTGGTCTCGTCGAAGTTGCGGAAGAGTGCGAGCCGGCCGTTCTCCAGAGTCGTCGTCCCGTCCGCTTTCCTCCGCTGGAATCCGGAAATGAAATCGTATACCAGCTTGGATATCGCCGTGTTCTGGCAGACGATGATGAAGCAAGGCGGGACCTTGATAGCCTTCTGCTCCCAGAGCTTGAAGGTCTTCTCATAGTGGCCGTAGAGGGCTTGCAGCGCGGTCTGGAGGCGGGTCGGGAGTTCGAGCGGGTCCAGAGTCTCGCCCTTGCCTCGGCCCTTCTTGGGCATGTGTTTCTGGATGTTTTTCCAGAGGTCCCGGTAGACGGGCATCTCATTGCCAGGGATATTCTCGGCGACGGGCACGCGCGGCAACTTTACGATGCCGCATTCGATCGCGTCCATGAGTGAGAAGTCGCTCGCCGTCCAGGGGAAGAGCGTACCCTCCGCGTAGCCCGAACCACGCAGGAAGAACGGCGTCGCCGACAGATCGACGATCCGGGACACGCCGAGCTTGCGGTTCACGGCTTCCAGGCCGGAGATCCACAACCGAGCGGCCTCGTTGTTCTTCTGGGCCTCCTTCTTCTCGTCCCCCTGGAGGTCCTCGTCGTCCTCGTCCTGGGGCTTCTCTCGGTAGCAGTGATGGGCTTCGTCGTTGAGGACCAGGACGTTCTTCAACCCCATGAGGTCGGGCATCACCCGCTGGATCATCTGGCCCTCGCTCTCCAGGGTGTCGAGCGCCTCGCCACGCCCTTGGAGCAAGGCACGCCCGCCGGAGGATAGTTCGATCCTCTCCCGAAGCTTGAAGGCGTGATAGTTCGTGATGACGATCTTCGCCCGGACCATGTCGTCGAGCATGTCGGTGGGAACGAGCATTCGGGTGGTGTAGTAATTGTCGGGGTCGTTCGGCAGGAGAACGCGCAGGCGATCCTTGATCGTGAGCCCGGGGGCGACGACGAGGAACCCACGCGTGAAGTTCCTGGTGCCTGGGCGGCGCACGGCGTTGATGGTTTGCCACGCCATCAACATGGCCATGACCGTGGTCTTGCCCGCGCCGGTGGCCAGCTTCAGGGCGATCCGGAAGAGTTCAGGGTTGGCGTCCCGGTTCGCCGAGCCAAGGCTTTCCAGGAGCTGCTTTCCAGACTTCGAGTGCGGCGCGACTTCCGTCAGCCAGATGGCCGTTTCCACGGCTTCTACCTGGCAAAAGAACGGCCGGAGCCCGGCGAAGTCCGGGTCCCTCCAATATTGCAGGAGCCGGGCTGTTTCGGGGGTGACTTGCCATTCGCCCGGCTTGGGCCACGATCGCCAGACCTCCACTTGGGCCCGCACCGCATTGATGATCGAAGTGGGGTCGTACTGCTGTTCCTGGGTCGAGAGGCCCTTGCCCTCGTCGAAAACGAAGTTCTGCTGGCCGCTACCCTTCTTACGCTTCTTGGGCCTGGGTATAGGCGTGATGAACTCGGCCCGGCGACGTTTCTCGATGATCTCCTGGGTCGGCTGCCCTTGGTCGTCGAGTTCCCAGTGACGCTGTGGACACGCGTACGGGGAATTCAGGATGGGATGATCGAAGAAAGGGTTGCTCATCGACCGGAAGCCCATCCTGGCAAAGGACACTGCACCGTGAAAGACTCGGCGATCTGGGTCGGGGCGAGGCGGGCGGTCGAGGAGCTGCTCTCGGGGTGGATGAGATTCGGTGAAGAAGTCTCCCGCTCATGAACGGCTGGACGCAGTCCCGGCGACACCGACACTGCTCCTGCCGTATCCACGACGACGACGATGAACCCATGCGGACGCCCTTTTCTAGGGTAGGCCACATGATAAATCTCAACCCAGCGACAAGAAACCCCTTACCAAAGCCAGTATGCCTCCGCGGATCGTTTCAGGCAGTTCTGGCCAGGCTGCCACCAAGGCGGCCAAGTCGGCATCCATCTCTGTACGACATATGTCGGTGGGCAAATAGTGGGCAACAGGCTCGGATGCAAGTCGCAAACCCTTGCAGGTCCTGTCGTTGCTCGGATCTGTCACCTGACTCTTAATCAGCGGGTTGTAGGTTCGAGTCCTACGGGGGGCATTCGCGACATCGTCCGCATCCGGCCGGCGGGGGCCGTCAAACCCCGTCCTTTTGTTCGGGTCG
The DNA window shown above is from Paludisphaera mucosa and carries:
- a CDS encoding site-specific DNA-methyltransferase, giving the protein MAKKIAPKSVETLVHEADRRKNIPTAECQSVVEHEQQHPVRVAYERRNRDLDPQLVWRGKDEQDWSDLVVPAPPLYIQEKVHPKVLIDDLVRRTEEAERASDPQATLFPDLFADFNGIPEGADKTEFYQHDQNWSNRMILGDSLQVMASLAERESLRGKVQCIYLDPPYGIKFNSNFQWSTTSRDVKDGNAGHITREPEQVKAFRDTWRDGIHSYLTYLRDRLTVARDLLADSGSIFVQIGDENVHRVRAVMDEVFGDDNFCAVITFAKNSGATDDLLASPNDSLVWFARSRNQVKYRRLFWAKIAGSGFGERYGKLREANGLRRAMTDAEFTSPESLPADSHPFTETPAFSAGFRSTTSVPFAFRDVVYETGPQRNWKTHLAGMARLGMADRLISLPKVLYYERRLSDFPVASMTTVWPDTQDRFPKSYVVETVPRVVQRCILMTTDPGDLVLDPTCGSGTSAYVAEQWGRRWITIDTSRVALALARGRIMGARYLFYLLADSRDGQLKEAEVSRSAPSTQPTRNDIRHGFVYERVPHVTLKSIANNAEIDVIWDRWQAKLELLREKLNVALKKSWPEWEIPREAGTNWSDSAKTLHADWWQARIARQKEIDASIATRAEFEYLYDRPYEDKKKVRVAGPFTVESLSPHRMLGVDEDDELIDPQSKAEPEDGGFERMILENLRTAGVQQAHKEDRITFTAISPWPGDLVCAEGRYLEGDAEKRAAVFIGPEFGTVQRADLVAAAREAGDAGFDVLIACAFNYEAHTTEFAKLGRLPVLKARMNADLHMAADLKNTGKGNLFIIFGEPDISLLPEPDGRLRVKVNGVDVFKPQTGEVVSDGADGIACWFVDTDYNEESFFVRHAYFLGANDPYKLLKTNLKAEIDADAWSTLNSDTSRPFARPKSGRIAVKVINHLGDEVMKVFRV
- a CDS encoding BPTD_3080 family restriction endonuclease, with product MSNPFFDHPILNSPYACPQRHWELDDQGQPTQEIIEKRRRAEFITPIPRPKKRKKGSGQQNFVFDEGKGLSTQEQQYDPTSIINAVRAQVEVWRSWPKPGEWQVTPETARLLQYWRDPDFAGLRPFFCQVEAVETAIWLTEVAPHSKSGKQLLESLGSANRDANPELFRIALKLATGAGKTTVMAMLMAWQTINAVRRPGTRNFTRGFLVVAPGLTIKDRLRVLLPNDPDNYYTTRMLVPTDMLDDMVRAKIVITNYHAFKLRERIELSSGGRALLQGRGEALDTLESEGQMIQRVMPDLMGLKNVLVLNDEAHHCYREKPQDEDDEDLQGDEKKEAQKNNEAARLWISGLEAVNRKLGVSRIVDLSATPFFLRGSGYAEGTLFPWTASDFSLMDAIECGIVKLPRVPVAENIPGNEMPVYRDLWKNIQKHMPKKGRGKGETLDPLELPTRLQTALQALYGHYEKTFKLWEQKAIKVPPCFIIVCQNTAISKLVYDFISGFQRRKADGTTTLENGRLALFRNFDETTGNPLPRPNTLLIDSEQLEAGDALDDNFRSMAVDEIERFRREIVERSGDPRAGENISDQELLREVMNTVGKPGQLGGSIRCVVSVSMLTEGWDANTVTHVLGIRAFGTQLLCEQVIGRALRRQSYELNEEGLFNVEYADVFGIPFDFTAKPVIAPPQPPRETIQVKAVRPARDALEIRFPRVEGYRVELPEERLTAEFDEDSVLVLTPDLVGPSITRNSGIIGEAVDMNLEHLGDLRPSSLVFNVTQRLLYTKWRDPGEEPRLHLFGQLKRITKQWLDTCLVCKGSTYPGLLMYQELADIACNRITAGITRAFLGDRPIKALLDSYNPTGSTAHVRFNTSKADRWETSPTRCHLNWVITDSDWEAEFCRVAESHPRVRAYVKNHNLGFEVPYRHGSENRKYRPDFIVLVDDGHGEDDLLHLVVEIKGYRGEDAKEKKSTMDIYWMPGVNHLKAYGRWAFAEFTEVYQIEADFKAKVEGEFDRLIASVAARPVEQGS